One part of the Gemmatimonadota bacterium genome encodes these proteins:
- a CDS encoding FlgD immunoglobulin-like domain containing protein: MRAGALGMGILAFVLLPAFAGAVSPTIEGLGVRPNPFTPDGDGLTDSTVVSFVPTGSSDSLSVVVSVSSVDPDSLLTLLFPLATVASGETTHVAWAPGLLADGEYRFDIVASEGIDATMASAVVVADSSTPSLAFGSIGPNPFSPMSPPPDHELVIPCVVTSTDSSTASMILVRQAGTVVDTVAVQEGTGLFEVRWDGSLTLAATAPSGVYEIFAYVSDLAGNADSVSQFVTLDVTDPTLFADADTLQTDAFPDTLSGYALDNDRVAFVEVQRDSLSSFGAPDWTDGTADSVAWLVVVNDTTGIPFARDLVVRATDAVGLITEKTLRLAFDPILPVLDSLVVVTGEAGAGPGEDLTIRSWWNRDDLTLTVDFTTVDTGYLSGTETVTNEGGGAYLIQYTVTAANLQMAGSYPVVVTGSTGIVQGTGTVTLTLLDGPSADAPASIDCNRFDPGAAESVTITLPGGSGDLVVEVYNLAGRLVRRLEGTGSVSWDGTTNGGGVAASGVHIFRILGEEREEVRKVAVVRGAAL; this comes from the coding sequence ATGCGTGCCGGGGCACTGGGCATGGGCATTCTGGCTTTCGTCCTGCTTCCCGCGTTTGCCGGGGCTGTATCCCCCACGATCGAGGGACTCGGCGTCCGGCCGAACCCTTTCACTCCCGATGGAGATGGCCTGACGGATTCGACGGTCGTGTCTTTTGTCCCCACTGGAAGCTCGGACTCACTCTCCGTAGTGGTCTCCGTCTCTTCGGTGGATCCGGACTCGCTTCTGACGCTCCTTTTCCCGCTGGCCACGGTGGCCTCGGGCGAAACCACTCATGTGGCATGGGCGCCCGGGTTGCTGGCGGACGGAGAATACCGTTTTGACATCGTGGCCTCGGAAGGGATAGACGCAACCATGGCTTCCGCGGTGGTGGTTGCGGATTCGTCCACTCCCTCGCTGGCGTTCGGATCGATTGGGCCGAACCCCTTCAGCCCGATGTCTCCGCCGCCGGATCATGAACTGGTCATCCCGTGTGTGGTGACCTCCACGGACTCGTCGACGGCCAGTATGATCCTGGTGCGACAGGCCGGAACTGTGGTGGACACGGTCGCGGTGCAGGAGGGCACGGGTTTGTTTGAGGTTCGCTGGGACGGTTCCCTTACGCTCGCGGCGACGGCCCCTTCCGGCGTGTACGAGATTTTCGCGTATGTGTCGGATCTCGCGGGGAACGCCGACTCCGTCTCGCAGTTTGTGACGCTGGATGTGACGGATCCCACGCTGTTCGCGGACGCGGACACGCTCCAGACCGATGCATTCCCGGATACGCTCTCGGGATACGCGCTGGACAACGACCGCGTCGCCTTCGTGGAAGTTCAGCGGGATTCCCTGTCATCGTTTGGGGCGCCCGACTGGACGGATGGCACCGCAGACTCGGTAGCTTGGCTTGTCGTCGTGAATGACACAACCGGCATTCCCTTTGCTCGGGATCTGGTGGTGCGCGCAACGGATGCGGTGGGTCTGATCACGGAAAAGACGCTCCGGTTGGCATTCGATCCCATTCTTCCAGTGCTGGACTCGCTGGTGGTGGTGACCGGGGAGGCGGGCGCGGGACCGGGCGAAGACTTGACCATCCGCAGCTGGTGGAACCGGGACGACCTCACGCTGACTGTCGACTTTACCACCGTCGATACAGGGTACTTGTCCGGGACAGAGACCGTGACGAATGAAGGCGGGGGTGCGTACCTCATTCAGTACACCGTGACTGCAGCCAACCTTCAGATGGCGGGCAGCTACCCGGTGGTGGTGACCGGCTCCACGGGGATTGTCCAGGGGACGGGAACCGTGACGCTGACACTTCTGGACGGGCCGTCTGCGGATGCGCCGGCTTCCATCGACTGCAATCGCTTCGATCCGGGTGCCGCCGAGTCCGTAACGATCACGCTTCCCGGAGGTAGTGGAGACCTGGTGGTGGAAGTCTACAATCTGGCGGGTCGCCTCGTGCGCCGTCTGGAGGGGACCGGCTCGGTCTCCTGGGACGGGACGACGAACGGCGGCGGCGTGGCGGCCTCGGGCGTTCACATCTTCCGCATTCTGGGAGAGGAGCGTGAAGAGGTGCGCAAGGTCGCGGTGGTGAGAGGGGCAGCCTTGTGA